In Quercus robur chromosome 10, dhQueRobu3.1, whole genome shotgun sequence, a genomic segment contains:
- the LOC126702997 gene encoding uncharacterized protein LOC126702997, which produces MVDVRKIVVVVEEVEAARTALQWALHNLIRYEDIITLLHVYPSSRSKSKKKARHLRLNGFQLALSFKDICNNFPNTKVEIIVTEGDQEDQVGAKIAAMVREIGASSLVVGLHDHSFLYKLAMAHEDIANNLNCRVLAIKQPHPLPLRKKTNVVPALDSSTNLDFSQIEIARLLVPDIPPPKIPYRICPSPTAIIWRSRKSRRK; this is translated from the exons ATGGTGGATGTGAGAAAAATAGTGGTTGTAGTGGAAGAGGTGGAAGCAGCAAGAACAGCCCTTCAATGGGCTCTCCACAACCTTATTCGCTATGAAGACATAATCACTCTCCTCCATGTTTACCCTTCCTCAAGATCCAAAAGCAAGAAGAAAGCTCGACACCTCCGCTTAAATGGCTTCCAATTAGCTCTCTCTTTCAAAGACATTTGCAACAACTTCCCTAAC ACAAAGGTTGAGATTATTGTGACGGAAGGGGACCAAGAAGACCAAGTGGGTGCGAAGATTGCAGCCATGGTTCGAGAGATTGGAGCTTCCTCACTTGTGGTTGGACTCCATGATCACAGCTTTCTTTACAA GTTGGCAATGGCCCACGAGGATATTGCAAACAACTTGAATTGCAGGGTGCTTGCCATCAAACAACCACATCCATTACCATTAAGAAAGAAGACCAATGTAGTACCAGCACTAGACAGTTCGACTAACTTGGACTTTTCACAGATTGAGATTGCTAGATTACT TGTCCCTGATATTCCGCCACCAAAAATTCCGTACCGGATATGCCCAAGCCCTACAGCAATTATTTGGAGATCAAGAAAGTCAAGGAGGAAGTAA